Genomic window (Capsicum annuum cultivar UCD-10X-F1 chromosome 10, UCD10Xv1.1, whole genome shotgun sequence):
gttgaatccttttcaagaaggagaggataaTACAAGTACGACCATGAGGATGGACGTGTGAAAGTGTAATGAACCCGAGGCTTggagtgtgcaagaaaaatgcaaaagagggcctaaaacacacaccaaaacggaacctacactacactccatgggcgatattttgaggcttttcattaaagggccttttggtcattttgtattctagttgtaacctagtataaatataACATTATAGGTCATTTTtgtcttagactttgatgatatttgttagttgtataacactttgaaagataagtcctctcttctctttaggaggcAACCCGAAATTAGGGTGgtactagtgtggaatcactagtgttgcattcatggcttgagacgttggtgtttagaggaggtaaagtccctcttgtgtcaacatAGAAGTTAGGTTAACCATTgcgtgtagtgttaagggtcctagagtatcacatgttcttgggttcttaagattatatcaaccaaggtctaactttctatcatttcttccttttattcttgtaattgTTTGTACTAGTTTGTTCTCGTTTCTAGGGAATCCGTGAGTTGTTGTTACAATAttgttgtgttcttcttcttgttttgtaACTTAGCTTGGTTGTTTTGTGCCTTTCCTAGCTTTTCTTATATCAGTTCTTCAAGAGGGATGACTTTACCCAAGAAAGTTAATTCATTTGTTAAAGTGGTAGGTTTTGTCATCATCTCATGAAGAGATTCATTCTCCTTCATTTTAAAGGTCTCATATTCAATAAAGGGAAGAGCaattctgaattttcttacttgggTGGTGCCCTCATGTGCATTGACCAAGGCATCCCAGATTTTCTTGGCAGTGGTACAATTTGACACTCTTTTATACTCAGTTGGACCTAGTCCAcacactaaaatatttttatccttCACATTCTTCCTTAAACGGTCAAATCATCAGCAGTAAATTCATTTCTCACTTTCTTGACATGTTCACCATCAACTAGTTTTATTGGAATAGTTGGACCATCAGTGATCCTGTCCCACAACTCGTAGTCTTCACCTCAAAGAAATATTTTcatcctagctttccaccaaataaagtgagaaccatcaaacaGTGGGGGTCtagtagtggattgaccttcactatGAGCAGTAGGTGGTGCAgaattcatcatagtgatctttgtcttaggtgctaACCTTTTTAAAGGAAacctctctctgataccacttgttagagtacgtgccTTACTGATTACCTTATTTTAGCCTAGTTGTTGCCTATCGATGAAACGGGTTGACTAACGTGTTTCAAACTAGCTAAATAGTAAGTAAATAACATAGTAAATTTTCACGTGAAAAACACCCGACTCAAAGAGGTGTAAAAAAAATACGACAtgtacctctacaagatttaGCCTCAACTCCACTAAattacttgagcctcaacaatcaacaaattacaagactcttgtaaactaggaattataaacttctaattcctacttctacaaaatacaaaccttccCAAGGTGTGTGTtccccaagtcttcgagttctcCAACTTGAAGACAATAATCCTAACTCATTTTACAGAGACTAGAAGTAGATAAACAGTACAGCTAAAGTCTAGGACTCCTTAACTCTAAGTAATAGTAACAAGTTCAACTATGACTCCTTCAAGCTTTGGGACTGCAGAGATAATTTGTCGATGGTTACTATCTTTGTAGGTGCATGAGTGACTATCTGTGTCACTTGCTCTATTTAACAATAACTCTTCAAAGAGTCTTTTATGTCGTCAATCTTCTATCTTTCGTTGGACTCTTCAACTCATCAAAGTTTGTTGTTAAGCCAAAGTCTTTCTTCAATTAAATCTCCTCATTTGAGTGAAACACTTTCTTTAACTTATCTTCAAGTGTTTACTCAAACACAACTTCTTTTTCACATGTGATAATCATTATGATTTTATCAAGTCCTGATCTCAAGCATTCTTGTCTTGTCTTCATCTTCTAGTGACGAACTTGTGTTATCTTGACTCTACACCTCAGTTCAGTGGACCATTTCAACTAGCATGTTTCATTCAATCACCAAAACAATCCCAACAGTATTCAACTATAAAAGATTGACTTAACGCACCTCTGCTTgatgattctttttctttttattagtcGGTTCAAAAAGTTTCAGATACTAAATTCTTAtaacaagattaaaaaaaaaaaagcactcaTTGAAGGATTAATGGTAGAACGGCAAAGGTTTCTCCACCCTATATTGTATAGtagacttttttttttgtcttgtgTATTGCATAGTAGACTTTCTACTATGCAGACCCCAAATTAAGTGTGCTATGAGAATAATTCTCATTCTTATTATTAGTACTAGTACCTTTGTACTTATTTCTTCATAGTACCTTTTAATGAAATGCGTAGTATGTAAtgcttattttgtattttgaaaactTGCATGATATGGAGCGAAAAAAGCACGAGCATGTTTTCTAGTAAATAAATAATAGGGATTCGCTTGGTTGCTATCGTTCATGTATTATAattagcataatttttttttgttgttgcatAAAATTTAGCAGATCGAGTATGGTATTTGAACATCATTTTACAATCCCACATAACCAAAATATGTACTTCATAAGTTGTGAGCCAATTGATGTATTATGTTATACAGAATAGAAGATTGAATAATTATTGTATCGAATACTAAAAGTGAACTTTGGACTTATTTAATTAAGAGACTATTTTGAGCATATACCCTCAAGTATAAGATCCATTTTTATCAACTTGTGGCAAATTTAACTGGCCAACTGTTAAATGAGCTCCCACCTTTTCGCTTTCTTGGTGACTCAAAATCATTATCTCAAAGTTGAAGTGGAGGGTGCTTACCATCCGAGCAACCTTCACTTATCTAGGGTCAGATAATTTTAGTTGTTAACTTTTCTAGGTCTGGTTATACTTGTTGTAATTAGGGTAAATTCTGGTCTAGTAATATTATTTATCGGTTATATGTACGTTTGAGTTTTTCTTCCAGTTTATCTTAGCTCGTCATATACCTATTCGttcgactttttttttttataacatttcttcttatatatagagagagaaaagtcATGATTAAAGAATTGATCCAGTCCCTTCATATTACTTCTGCAATTACTATACATCAACTAATCAAAGGAATCCAGCTCCTCTCCATTTTCACCCAAGGTcataccttgattgaatgataCATGGCATCGTTCAAAATTGAATGCAATAAAAAGGTTAATTCACAAAAAAACTAAAAGATGAAATTCTTGCGTAGGAAAAACAAGTAGGAAGAGAACTTTTTATTGCTTTATTTATGGATATGTTAAAATTGTGGgatcacaatatttttttaaactaaatatataatgTAGCTATTATCTAAACAATAGTTAGAGATTTACttagaataattaaattttagTCATTCAATTTGAACTAtgtcagatgttattattcaagATAGGAACTTGGACAAAATGGAGAGAGTGGAAATGGAGGGGAGCCGAATCGGCATCGAAACTTCCATTGAACGTTACTCCTGGTAGCAAATAATATTGAAGCAGATCTGCTTCAATTGAGAGAATACAACAACATAGTGAAATCCAACGAGTGGAGTCTGGGGAAGATAGATGCACGCAGACCTTACAACTATCCCGTGGAGATAGAGAGATTATTTCTAGAGGACTTCATTTGAGAGTATGAGCATTAGAATTTAAACCTGCCTACTCTCCATACTCCAAGAATTAGTTTCTTATGGGCACAAAATATGATAGGGTTACTTCTTTCTAGGGGTAGGGGTGGGCATGATATGGTATATACTGAATACCAGATTGAAATCGAAATTTTTTATACCGCAGTAtggatgttatggtatttggtaggaattttaaattattttgatatttgatatggtatttggtatttatgcaataaataccgAAATGCCGTATACCGCACCGAAGttttttaataacatataaaacccatatatatattatatttaacattattaaatatatttatatatcatccattatccaattgaacacaaaagtagcttttattcagaaataaattttttgagaaGCTTATTATTTAagagtactatgcttaagttttggtacagttgttcagagtttgcatctCAGACTATTCAATTGTGAttgaaatgttatttttgtgtaattgattaacaaagatagttgttagcCTAACATGATTGagatgtttttaaaatttaaagttatagtttttttagatgaatatatgtaattttagaaatcaaataaagtatgattaccgaattaccataccgtaaaataccgaaaccgaatttaaaaataccgaaccatgccgaactaatttggtatggtaatggtattattcttttatatacCGAAAATCAAAGTTACCGTACCGAAGTTTAAAATACCGTACCGTAccgtaccatgcccacccctacttCTTTCACAAAGACTATGCTCTACTACGTAGTTTTTGAGTTTTCTGAACAAGAACAATTGTTCAGAGAAGAGGAAAGAATCATACATTGTGCGTTACCATCACCGATAAACTAATTGGTTTACTCAAACTAACAATTTGAAGAGGTTAACCAGATGAAAGTCACCTCTTCTTGATCCTGGAACGCCAACAATCTAAGCCGAACACCGTAACAATATCAAAGTATGATATAATGCACGTTGGATACAGTACTTACTACTTCTGCCTCTCTGAACTTCTCACTCGTTCCCCAAGTTAAGTGACCCGTCCTTCATTAGCTTCACACTCAGACTATTAAATCTCCCTCTTGAGTAATGTCGAGAAGCCTTTCTCCAATCTGTCCCAGTTTTCATCATGGCTGCAAATTCATCATAGCTTATGCGCCCATCCTGCAAAAAAGTGAAGATGAAAAGAAATCATCACTACTCTGTATTCATGTTTAGTCATACAGGATTTGTGTGCTGGTCTGTTTACCTTGTCTGTATCGACTTCCTGGAAAATGTCATTAGCAACATTGGTACAGTCATCTGAGCCATCCTCCATCAGTGCATCCCGAAGTTCATCTGGTTCGATATAACCATTGCCATCCTTGTCGAAGAAGGAAAAAGCTCTGTGCAGATGTTCGTCATTTGACATCCTTTGAAGATGGAGTGAGATGGCAATAAATTCCCCATAGTCCAGAGTCCCTTTCCCGTTAGTGTCAATCTGTTAAAAATGGACCCAACTTATTAATATCTGTGGCATTGTcgcttattttttaaattgtttttgCTGTCCGTCCTTCATTATTATTTTCACTAATTCTTATCAAGGGATAGAGGATAAAGTTTTTACGTGTTTTATATGAAGTATTTCAACCATTAACTGCATTTCAAGGATAATGCTAGCAATGAACTATAAGAGGAAAGCATAATTATCTGCACCAGTTTCTAAGTATTAAGACCTCAGCACAGAAGAGTAACATTAAAATCACTGAGGCTGCGAAGCATACATCAAAAGTAGAATCTATTTGTCGATCTCTAAATAGAAACAAGGTCAATTTAGGAAATCATGAGGGGAAATCAACTAACCCATAAAGAACAGAGATAGTCATCCATTACCCTGGTGATATAAGTCAACTTTTATTCGTTTAAGAGATAAACTCGCAAACTATAGATAAGACGACAACTACAACTTTCCCCAAAAATCCGAAATCAAAAAGGAAGATTGAATAGTTCTTTTCTGCCTTTTCTCTTTCCTCGTCCGTCCTTTCCTAGTAGTTTCTTTCCCCCTCTTTTAACTGATAAAATGAACTCTCCATGCTTCCGTGGTTTTAAACTGTTCATCTTTTTCTCTGCTGATTCTCTATGAGAGGaaacatataataaatatttcaGCAGGGtcaatatctttttctttaataatcATGGTGTCTGGGCCAGCTTGCATGCACCTATACTAATTCCACAGGGTGCCTGCTATCTCCCACCAGCATAGGTCCCAGCAAGATCAATTTATCCTAGAGCAACAAGGTTGGGCCACACAAATTTAAGTCTAAAACAACTATTCTAGTCCAAGAGGCAACATACATACGTTATGGACAAAGTTCATAACATTAACATGTGAGATGATAAGGATTGCAGATATTATCAGCCTTTAAATACCACAAGCAAGCTTATGTATTACTCCTAGTTAACCCAGGGAAAAACTGAGACATCAAAGCTAAAAAGTTTTTTATCAAAGAACAGGCAGGTGTACTCACAGCTTCAATAAGCATCTTGATTTCAGAATCAGCCAGCTGTGAATTGACTTTTTGAAGTCCAGCTTTTAGTTCTTCTACAGAAACAATACCATCGTTATCGGTATCTATCTTGCTAAACATTTCTTTGAGGTCTTCAACTTCTTCATTTGACAAGAAATCAGCAATTACCTGCATTTGATAGAGCACCTTTTAGTGTTCCTAAGAGCAAGGGTGTTTAGTACAAAAATATTGTACGAATATTAAACTAACCCTCAGAGCTTTCCTCTTAAACCTATTCATCATTGCGAACTGCTTAAGTCTTGACTTGACCATATCTCCAAGAGGAACATTTGGAGCCTTCTTAGCATTTTGAAGCCAAGGATGTTCTACAAGACAGAATACATATTACAGAAAATACAAGAAAACCACcttcaagcttcaaaatggagATTATCTGCCAATTTTCCAAATCttatttcaattcatcaaattcAGCAGTGTCCATTTTTTGTAAACTTCAGCTGTCATAAAACTGAAAaaggttttctttctttcttgataGGCAGAATACCGAAACAGACACATGTACTTGATTTTAAAGCCCCTAGTCTCGGTTTTCCTATTTTAATACTTCTATTAAACAGAATAAGCATTAATAAACGCCTTAGACAGTTGACCTTCTTGCCTATATGGAGGCAGTGCAGTTGATGTGGCTGAATTGCACGCTGAATTCAGCCACATCAGCTACACCACCTCCATAAAGGCATGATCACTGTTCAAAGACGCATTTATTAATACTTACTCCGATAAGTAGAGGTGATGCCGACTTTAAAATCCGGTGCAAGTACAAATGCCAATTTAGATATTCAAtctttttataagaaaatttatagAAGTCAAAAGTTCCATCACACTAAACAACTCAGGAATCCCCAACTAAAGTAGTTTACAAGACATATATGACATGCTATTTATTTCTTTGCATTTGCATTTCTCCATTAATTATCTTATTCAATCTTAGCTTGTCCCAAATTAAAAATTCCCTAAATGTTCAttagtcccccccccccccccccctttcctTCCTCATCCCTCTTCGTCCCAAGTTGCTTGAGGTTGCACACATAACTTAAGTTTCTTCAACATTACGCATTAAGCTTCAGAAAGGCTAACATAATGATGTACAAGAATAAGCAAGCAAACAAGGTAACAACAGCATCTCTCAAGCATCTGAGTGAACCACATACTAGTTTAGATATTAACTTTAGATTGTCAGAAAAATGTAAGAAAGGTATAGGACAATCATCACATGGTAATTTGCCCGTTTCTGCCATTGTTTGATTTCAACGTTTGCTGAGATCTCATACCGCACTTACTGAACCCTCCAGCTGGCTTAGTAGATGGTCAAAATGTGATATTTTGGAAAGTACCCaggtaatattttggcataatacataaacctgtcctttaacttgacctccaatcacatctatgacctccaactttgggtgtgcacaggcacttaaacttgtataaagttgaacaagtagacacacatcctatgtggcataatacacgtaGTACGCCATGTAGGACATGAAGTGGACATGTAGAACGCCACATAGgacatatgtgtctacttgttcaactttatacaagtttaagtgcctacATGTCCACAcccaaagttaaaggtcatagaTGAGGCCAAGTTAAAGGGCATCTTTATGTATTGTGCCTAGTATTTTAAGTGCATGCATGTTTACCTGACTGATtcaaaaaagatgaagagaaagcaGTGTACTGTATTGAGGCAAGGGTATGCTAAAAGATCATAACAAGCACTTTGAGCTTAAACAGAAAGTGTAAAACCCAACGTACCAAGTACTTGTTTTGCAGTTAGTCGTAGCTTTGGATCTGGCTCCAACATTTGACGTACAAGATTCTTAGCACTGTCTGAAATACTTGGCCAGGGCTCACGCTTGAAATCTATTGCCCCTCGTAAGATGGCCTGTGCAACTCCTTGTTCAGATTCTGCAACAAAGGAGTGCCTCAAATTAAATGAGAGAGATGGTATGTAAGAGTGAGTAGATGAGACGGA
Coding sequences:
- the LOC107873402 gene encoding calcium-dependent protein kinase 13, translated to MGNCCRSPAAVAREDVKSSNYSGHDHLRKEKSINKQKQQINVLTDKKNENVEEKYIIDRELGRGEFGVTYLCIDRKNRDLLACKSISKRKLRTAVDVEDVRREVAIMKHLPMDSSIVSLKEACEDDNAVHLVMELCEGGELFDRIVARGHYTERAAVAVTRTIMEVVEVCHKHGVIHRDLKPENFLYANKKENSPLKAIDFGLSIFFKPGEKFSEIVGSPYYMAPEVLKRNYGPEIDIWSAGVILYILLCGVPPFWAESEQGVAQAILRGAIDFKREPWPSISDSAKNLVRQMLEPDPKLRLTAKQVLEHPWLQNAKKAPNVPLGDMVKSRLKQFAMMNRFKRKALRVIADFLSNEEVEDLKEMFSKIDTDNDGIVSVEELKAGLQKVNSQLADSEIKMLIEAIDTNGKGTLDYGEFIAISLHLQRMSNDEHLHRAFSFFDKDGNGYIEPDELRDALMEDGSDDCTNVANDIFQEVDTDKDGRISYDEFAAMMKTGTDWRKASRHYSRGRFNSLSVKLMKDGSLNLGNE